The Vibrio kanaloae genome has a window encoding:
- a CDS encoding Hpt domain-containing protein, whose product MEQSVATPHRFKKPATFLVVFLTLWLLPALAILQLSRSYNHSLAQIEELDIRVTELRQSLYFSEPLRVSRINDLALDAQLVYSIRLQIESDFQHTFFRPDVNQLLYVVDQFLEKFDEFIPIESQVQDLVDNIKILRADTGLYPELKPLLNELGVVVFEAMYSDTHRSSATYRAFDSILDKSYLLEDEEKDAIQQLLADASVLLGDYARINFLVDKIKKNSVNEQIIKLEAEFNDRQFKLLTVMLGLSLVAIIALVWWGVSSKRVMQEVDQELGRDPEVKSSKDNVPPFSSAEDRSFEEHNDNVMSSAIKQSENDSYLSERDSRDQNSELQPPKQPGVAIQQTIQHNTEEAQMSEGYIVSVTDSKPEIDIEEMLDTLDGDVESVELLLGVFVQDHADDFAKFQSLLTQDEPAAARVVHSLKGVAGSIKASRLAIIAASIEMTMKQSRPISEHDLEELEQAIQASVDSAMAYLE is encoded by the coding sequence ATGGAACAATCAGTGGCAACGCCCCATCGCTTTAAAAAGCCAGCAACTTTCTTGGTTGTATTTCTGACTCTATGGTTACTTCCTGCGTTGGCCATCCTTCAGCTTAGCCGTTCTTACAACCATTCCCTTGCTCAAATTGAAGAACTCGACATTCGTGTTACTGAGTTGAGGCAGTCGCTTTACTTCTCTGAACCTCTTCGAGTCTCCCGTATTAATGACTTAGCCCTTGATGCACAGTTAGTGTATTCGATTCGACTGCAGATTGAATCTGATTTTCAACACACATTCTTTCGGCCTGATGTTAATCAGCTACTTTATGTTGTGGACCAATTTCTTGAGAAGTTTGATGAATTCATCCCAATAGAAAGTCAGGTTCAAGACCTTGTCGATAACATAAAGATATTACGCGCTGATACTGGCCTGTATCCTGAGCTAAAACCATTACTGAATGAACTCGGTGTGGTTGTTTTTGAAGCCATGTATTCCGACACTCATCGTTCATCAGCGACTTATCGAGCTTTTGATTCTATTTTGGATAAGTCTTATTTGTTAGAAGACGAAGAGAAAGATGCTATCCAACAGTTACTGGCTGACGCTTCCGTATTGTTGGGTGATTATGCTCGGATAAATTTTCTGGTTGATAAAATTAAGAAAAACTCGGTTAACGAACAGATCATTAAACTTGAAGCTGAATTTAATGACCGTCAATTCAAGCTCTTAACTGTCATGCTAGGCTTAAGTTTAGTTGCGATAATAGCGTTGGTTTGGTGGGGAGTTAGCTCTAAACGAGTGATGCAAGAAGTAGATCAAGAACTGGGTCGAGATCCTGAAGTGAAGTCTAGTAAGGACAATGTCCCCCCATTTTCTAGTGCAGAAGATAGATCGTTTGAAGAACATAATGACAATGTAATGTCCTCGGCTATCAAGCAATCCGAAAATGACTCTTACCTATCGGAAAGGGACTCACGGGACCAAAACTCCGAGCTTCAGCCTCCAAAGCAACCTGGCGTTGCAATACAACAAACTATTCAGCACAACACAGAAGAGGCGCAAATGTCTGAGGGGTATATTGTCAGCGTGACGGATTCAAAGCCTGAGATTGATATCGAAGAAATGTTAGACACGCTCGATGGTGATGTTGAGTCCGTTGAATTGTTGCTTGGTGTCTTTGTACAAGATCATGCTGACGATTTCGCTAAGTTCCAATCTTTGCTCACTCAAGATGAACCTGCTGCTGCTCGTGTTGTACATAGCCTAAAAGGTGTTGCTGGTAGCATTAAAGCGTCCAGATTAGCGATTATTGCCGCAAGTATTGAAATGACAATGAAACAATCTAGACCTATCAGTGAACACGATTTAGAAGAGCTGGAACAGGCGATTCAGGCTTCAGTTGACTCTGCTATGGCATATTTAGAATAA
- a CDS encoding chemotaxis protein: MLRVSSKCLMVWLFIIVLSGCSLLEVKLDSQTTPLTQQELNARIMTREYARIFFTRVEDSADLIAQSYPDDDTLHQSYVLLWKIHAEQGLQQAAYQTSPTSALIDSWVFTAQMDQFYTQGDGADLFETDHAVETAHALTQEAEKLAKGVLSTSDFKKSQAFVEQFAASYPFKNLTFRITPAYHDWLTYLGKDESQIVQNLGSMPEAMSDASDRLSVMADQTPKLMSWKAELVALNSSLTGEDLSTTLESLRQTSASMQDFIENNPEYMRTLASILSTEMQPLLNDFSDKTDQKLAMLSDERVALEKMVTREREALVQMIEKERIEIAGIVTSERELFTQDLDRVSQEVVVLAIDKLMELIKGVIIYFILFILVVFFAPLGIGYWLGKRTANK, translated from the coding sequence ATGTTGCGTGTTTCTAGTAAGTGTTTGATGGTGTGGTTATTTATCATAGTTCTAAGTGGTTGTTCTCTCTTAGAAGTTAAGTTAGATAGCCAAACAACACCGCTGACTCAACAAGAGCTCAATGCTCGGATTATGACGCGTGAATACGCTAGAATTTTCTTTACTCGCGTGGAAGATTCTGCGGATCTCATCGCTCAATCTTATCCTGACGACGATACTTTACACCAATCTTATGTTCTGCTTTGGAAAATACATGCAGAGCAGGGACTTCAGCAAGCGGCTTACCAAACTTCTCCGACTTCAGCGTTAATTGATTCGTGGGTATTTACTGCTCAAATGGATCAATTTTATACGCAAGGTGATGGTGCCGACCTATTCGAAACTGATCATGCAGTAGAAACCGCTCACGCTCTTACTCAAGAAGCGGAAAAATTGGCAAAAGGCGTATTGAGTACTAGTGACTTTAAGAAGAGCCAAGCGTTTGTCGAGCAGTTTGCTGCTAGCTATCCATTTAAAAATCTCACATTTAGGATTACGCCCGCTTACCATGATTGGCTTACTTACTTAGGTAAAGACGAATCTCAAATCGTGCAAAATTTGGGAAGCATGCCAGAAGCAATGAGTGATGCATCAGACCGTTTAAGTGTAATGGCTGATCAGACGCCAAAGCTGATGTCGTGGAAGGCCGAATTGGTTGCATTGAACAGCTCACTAACGGGTGAAGATCTGTCTACGACGTTGGAAAGCCTTCGTCAAACATCAGCAAGCATGCAAGACTTTATCGAAAATAACCCTGAGTACATGCGAACGCTGGCTTCTATTCTGTCGACAGAAATGCAGCCATTGCTAAACGATTTTAGTGATAAAACCGACCAAAAATTAGCGATGCTGAGCGATGAACGCGTGGCACTGGAAAAGATGGTGACGCGTGAGAGAGAAGCTTTAGTACAGATGATTGAGAAAGAGCGCATTGAGATTGCAGGTATTGTGACTTCAGAAAGAGAGCTGTTCACTCAAGATCTAGACCGTGTTTCTCAAGAAGTGGTCGTGCTTGCGATTGATAAGCTAATGGAGTTAATCAAAGGTGTGATTATCTACTTCATCCTGTTTATCTTGGTGGTGTTCTTTGCACCGTTAGGCATCGGTTACTGGTTGGGGAAACGAACCGCCAACAAATAA